A window of the Gemmatimonadota bacterium genome harbors these coding sequences:
- a CDS encoding SusC/RagA family TonB-linked outer membrane protein, giving the protein MLGPIVRRTLRISVAAMFAAAIPMAAQAQVGQIVGTVTHGDTGEPVSSVQISVQGTGLGVVTPANGSYTIQNVPAGIYIVQAQRLGFQVIRQEEVTVTSGQATTLNLVMRPTVLALQEIVATGLVDPVEGVRSPISVARVTREMMPVSAAGNAVQNLQGRIAGVTMNRNSGQPGSGVTMMLRTPTSIRQSGFPMIVIDGVIMGGVTDDPNSTAIDGMDIESIEVIRGAAAASLYGSRAAAGVIAITTARGQGLEQGQTRFSARSEYGVTQAGDADDLASHHWFLVDDPINPTMYVDAQGNEVSRNDRVAPPDHLKFQDKPYPGPIFDNVGTLWQSGAYQQHNFSVSQNAATTNFAVSLNRTVEEGSVEGNDGYSRNAIRVNLDHRFANALSLGVSMYHARDARENIVGAFFGPSLEAPRDIDLSRIDPETGQYAQQPDPTGLSDFQNPLWTQATRENDTKGTRTMASTNLRWDPLSWLSASGVVSYDRRDSETRSYVPKGTPPDLDDEGGTPDEGSISFNSFYTDTWNAEAQVSLRRDFGALNVRTTFRALMERDQTTTSSTSGQDFIVAGIPSIDNTPDSTQRGGSASREIRSLGYLVDVAFDYDAKYILTVLGRRDGSSLFGPDNRWHEYYRVAGAWRLAEEDWFNIPNVDEFKLSYARGTAGGRPSWAYQYETFNISSSTGALTRATLGNVNLRPEHTTENEASLDMILYNRFGVKLTHAWQETREQLTQAPLPGFIGFPAQWINQGAVAGHTTELSVDGSIYESQNFGWQTQFIADKSYAEITEWDIPCQTQNWRLYCTEDAEGNSVPVYSLHGNRLLTSLSQLDTHANGVLAPFKDQFQVNDEGYVVWVGDVDYTDGMVNGVVTDGTWGTTMPGTGALEVQVGDVFWGVPFFLRDAGGTVMRTSMGETNPLNLGWLNNLRWGNFNVHTHLHASIGGDANNRWFQTMTQGANLNTPYQDQSGKPDGLKKPFQYYFLAVGSGGSNYVVEDATYFKLRTLSVNYRFSQPQLQQFGLGAIGIQSLQLGLIGRNIFTITNFSGFDPEQSLDLNDRQNVGGAGYPATRTFTAEVSVTF; this is encoded by the coding sequence ATGCTAGGACCAATCGTTAGACGAACTTTGCGGATCTCGGTTGCCGCGATGTTCGCGGCGGCGATTCCGATGGCCGCCCAAGCCCAAGTGGGTCAGATCGTGGGTACGGTCACGCACGGTGACACGGGCGAGCCCGTGTCCTCGGTGCAGATTTCCGTTCAGGGCACCGGTCTGGGCGTAGTGACCCCCGCCAATGGATCGTACACGATTCAAAACGTGCCGGCGGGGATCTATATCGTACAGGCGCAGCGCCTCGGCTTCCAGGTCATCCGTCAGGAGGAAGTGACGGTGACGAGCGGCCAGGCCACGACGTTGAACCTCGTGATGCGACCGACCGTCCTCGCCCTCCAGGAGATCGTGGCGACCGGACTGGTGGACCCCGTCGAGGGCGTCCGCTCGCCCATTTCCGTCGCGCGCGTGACCCGCGAAATGATGCCGGTCTCCGCGGCCGGCAACGCGGTACAGAACCTTCAAGGTCGGATCGCCGGTGTGACTATGAACCGGAACAGTGGACAGCCTGGCTCCGGCGTCACGATGATGCTCCGTACTCCGACCAGCATCCGCCAGTCGGGCTTCCCGATGATCGTGATCGACGGCGTCATCATGGGCGGTGTGACCGACGACCCCAATAGCACCGCGATCGACGGGATGGACATCGAGAGCATCGAGGTGATTCGCGGCGCGGCCGCGGCCTCGCTGTACGGCTCGCGCGCGGCGGCAGGGGTGATCGCGATCACGACGGCGCGCGGACAGGGGCTCGAGCAGGGTCAGACGCGTTTCTCGGCCCGGTCGGAGTATGGCGTCACGCAGGCGGGGGATGCCGACGACCTCGCCAGTCATCACTGGTTCCTCGTAGACGATCCGATCAATCCGACCATGTACGTGGACGCGCAGGGAAATGAAGTCAGCCGCAACGATCGGGTCGCGCCCCCGGACCACCTGAAGTTCCAGGACAAGCCCTACCCCGGGCCGATCTTCGACAACGTCGGCACCCTTTGGCAGTCCGGCGCCTACCAGCAGCACAACTTCTCGGTCTCACAGAACGCCGCCACGACGAACTTCGCGGTCAGCCTGAACCGGACGGTCGAGGAGGGCTCGGTCGAGGGAAATGACGGGTACTCCCGAAACGCCATCCGGGTGAATCTCGACCACCGCTTCGCGAATGCGCTCAGCCTCGGCGTTTCGATGTATCACGCCCGTGACGCACGCGAGAACATCGTCGGCGCCTTCTTCGGACCTTCGCTCGAGGCTCCGCGCGACATCGACCTCTCCCGTATCGATCCGGAAACGGGTCAATACGCGCAGCAGCCAGACCCCACGGGGCTGAGCGACTTCCAGAACCCGCTCTGGACGCAGGCCACGCGCGAGAACGATACCAAGGGCACGCGCACCATGGCCAGCACGAACCTCCGGTGGGATCCCCTTTCCTGGCTCTCGGCGAGCGGGGTCGTCAGCTACGACCGCCGCGATTCGGAAACGCGGTCCTATGTTCCGAAAGGAACGCCCCCGGATCTCGACGACGAGGGCGGGACACCCGATGAGGGTTCCATCTCGTTCAACTCGTTCTACACCGACACCTGGAACGCCGAGGCGCAGGTCTCGCTCCGTCGGGACTTCGGTGCGCTGAACGTCCGCACGACCTTCCGTGCTCTCATGGAGCGCGACCAGACGACCACGAGCAGCACTTCGGGCCAGGACTTCATCGTCGCGGGCATCCCTTCCATCGACAACACGCCCGACTCGACGCAGCGCGGCGGGAGCGCCTCGCGGGAGATCCGCTCGCTCGGATACCTGGTGGATGTCGCCTTCGACTACGACGCAAAATACATCCTGACCGTCCTCGGCCGCCGCGACGGCAGCTCGCTCTTCGGGCCGGACAACCGCTGGCACGAGTATTACCGCGTCGCGGGCGCCTGGCGTCTCGCCGAGGAGGACTGGTTCAACATCCCGAACGTCGACGAGTTCAAGCTGAGCTACGCGCGCGGCACGGCGGGCGGGCGTCCTTCCTGGGCCTATCAGTACGAGACATTCAATATAAGCAGCTCGACCGGCGCGCTGACTCGCGCGACCTTGGGGAACGTGAATCTCCGTCCCGAACACACGACGGAGAACGAAGCCTCCCTGGACATGATTCTTTACAACCGGTTTGGGGTGAAGCTCACGCACGCCTGGCAGGAGACCAGGGAGCAGCTCACGCAAGCACCCCTTCCGGGATTCATCGGCTTCCCGGCCCAGTGGATCAATCAGGGAGCGGTCGCCGGTCATACGACGGAGCTGTCGGTGGACGGCTCCATTTATGAGAGCCAGAACTTCGGGTGGCAGACACAGTTCATAGCGGACAAGTCCTATGCGGAGATCACGGAGTGGGACATCCCCTGCCAGACGCAGAACTGGCGGCTATACTGCACGGAGGACGCGGAAGGAAATTCGGTGCCGGTGTACAGCCTCCACGGGAACCGCCTCCTGACCTCTCTCAGCCAGCTGGACACGCACGCGAACGGCGTGCTCGCCCCCTTCAAGGACCAGTTCCAGGTCAATGACGAGGGGTACGTCGTGTGGGTCGGAGACGTCGACTACACGGACGGAATGGTGAATGGCGTCGTGACGGACGGCACGTGGGGAACGACGATGCCCGGCACAGGCGCCCTCGAGGTTCAGGTCGGAGATGTCTTCTGGGGCGTTCCGTTCTTCCTGCGTGACGCGGGCGGAACGGTGATGCGGACCAGCATGGGCGAGACGAATCCCCTGAACCTCGGGTGGCTCAACAATCTGCGGTGGGGGAACTTCAACGTCCACACGCACCTCCATGCATCCATCGGTGGCGACGCCAACAATCGTTGGTTCCAGACGATGACGCAGGGCGCCAACCTCAATACCCCGTACCAGGATCAATCGGGGAAGCCGGATGGCCTCAAGAAGCCGTTCCAGTATTACTTCCTCGCGGTGGGATCGGGCGGTAGCAACTATGTGGTCGAGGATGCGACGTACTTCAAGCTCCGCACCCTTTCGGTGAACTACCGCTTCAGTCAACCGCAGCTGCAACAGTTTGGTCTCGGCGCGATCGGGATCCAGAGCCTGCAGCTCGGGTTGATCGGAAGGAACATCTTCACGATCACGAACTTCAGCGGGTTTGATCCGGAGCAGTCGCTCGACCTGAACGACCGCCAGAACGTCGGTGGTGCCGGTTATCCGGCCACCCGCACGTTCACGGCCGAGGTCTCCGTCACCTTCTGA